A genomic segment from Flavobacterium sp. 9R encodes:
- the atpG gene encoding ATP synthase F1 subunit gamma, whose translation MANLKEIRNRIVSISSTMQITSAMKMVSAAKLKKAQDAITAMRPYAEKQTELLQNLSATLDGDVGGEYTTQREIKKVLLVAITSNRGLCGAFNSNVIKEVKVRADYYAGKQVDVFAIGKKGNDVLGKSFAVVGNESKVFDALSFENVATIADNLTQQFIAGNYDRIELVYNQFKNAATQIVQTEQFLPLAPIKADKAVTPGDYIFEPSKEEIVLTLIPKSLKTQLYKGIRDSFASEHGARMTAMHKATDNATELRDQLKLTYNKARQAAITSEILEIVGGAEALNA comes from the coding sequence ATGGCTAATTTAAAGGAAATCCGTAATAGAATTGTTTCCATTTCATCTACGATGCAAATTACATCGGCGATGAAAATGGTTTCTGCTGCAAAGTTGAAAAAAGCACAAGATGCCATCACTGCGATGCGTCCTTATGCTGAAAAACAAACGGAGTTACTACAAAACCTTTCTGCTACCTTAGACGGTGATGTAGGAGGTGAGTATACTACACAAAGAGAAATCAAAAAAGTGTTATTGGTAGCTATTACTTCTAACCGTGGTTTGTGTGGTGCTTTTAATTCTAACGTAATCAAGGAAGTTAAAGTACGTGCAGACTATTATGCAGGAAAACAAGTGGATGTTTTTGCTATTGGTAAAAAAGGAAATGACGTTTTGGGTAAAAGTTTTGCAGTAGTTGGTAACGAGAGTAAAGTTTTTGATGCCTTAAGTTTTGAGAACGTTGCAACAATTGCTGATAATTTAACACAACAATTTATTGCTGGTAATTATGACAGAATTGAATTGGTTTACAACCAATTTAAAAATGCTGCAACTCAAATCGTTCAAACGGAACAATTTTTACCTTTAGCACCAATTAAAGCTGATAAAGCGGTTACTCCTGGAGATTATATTTTTGAGCCTTCAAAAGAAGAAATCGTGTTGACTTTGATACCTAAATCATTGAAAACGCAATTATATAAAGGAATTAGAGATTCATTCGCTTCAGAACATGGCGCTCGTATGACTGCTATGCACAAAGCAACAGACAATGCTACAGAATTACGTGACCAATTGAAGTTAACTTATAACAAAGCCCGTCAAGCTGCAATTACAAGCGAAATCTTAGAAATCGTTGGTGGAGCAGAAGCTTTGAACGCTTAA
- a CDS encoding peptidase domain-containing ABC transporter, with amino-acid sequence MASIKIKQHDIKDCGAACLASIGNHYKVNLPIARIRQYANTDKRGTNVLGIIEAADKMGFTAKGVKGGIDAIDKIPLPSIAHVVVKEQLHHYVVIYSVSKDKIEVMDPAFGKMETYTFEAFQKIWSGVLVLFAPNDEFKTYNEKIAPIRRFWHLVQPHKIILIQALVGAILFTVLGLAMSIYIQKITDYVLVEGNRKLLNLLSFSMIVIIVLQAYIGSKKTIFVMKTGQLIDAKLILGYYKHLLHLPQRFFDTMQIGEITSRINDAVKIRSFINEVAIEMIVNIFIVLFSFTLMFTYYWKLALVILLVIPFYALIYFLLNKFNKKVERTIMENAAELQTQLVESVTHVRTVKEFGIVEFSNLKTENKFVKLLFTTYKSGLNSIFAGTSTQFLASLFTIILMWIGSGYVIDRAITPGELFSFYALIGYFTSPVASLIGMNKTAQNALIAADRLFEIMDLEREETENKVELQKENIGDIKFENVSFRYGSRTEVFKNFNAIFKKNETTAIVGESGSGKTTLISLLQNLYPIKEGKIYIGDYDAQFIHYQSLRNAVGVIPQQLNLFSGTIIDNIALGDSFPNIQRVLDLSKQLAITEFVEKLPNGFETQIGENGAMLSGGQKQRIAIARALYKNPEILLMDEATSSLDTHSEKVVKEVINNFKAQGKTVIVIAHRLSTIANADTILVLENGTVVENGNHNTLLKQKGKYFDLWQKQGLV; translated from the coding sequence ATGGCTTCTATAAAAATAAAACAACATGATATTAAAGATTGCGGTGCTGCTTGTCTCGCTTCTATTGGCAATCATTACAAGGTTAATTTACCAATAGCTCGAATTCGCCAGTACGCCAATACAGATAAACGCGGTACCAACGTACTAGGTATCATTGAAGCGGCTGATAAAATGGGCTTCACCGCCAAAGGAGTAAAAGGCGGCATAGATGCAATTGATAAAATTCCACTTCCTTCAATAGCACACGTAGTGGTCAAAGAACAATTGCATCATTATGTGGTGATTTATTCCGTAAGCAAAGACAAAATAGAAGTTATGGATCCCGCCTTTGGAAAAATGGAAACCTATACTTTTGAGGCTTTTCAAAAAATATGGTCTGGCGTATTAGTGCTTTTTGCTCCTAACGACGAGTTTAAAACCTATAACGAAAAAATAGCTCCTATACGACGCTTTTGGCATTTGGTACAACCTCATAAAATCATTTTAATTCAGGCTTTGGTGGGTGCCATCCTTTTTACGGTTTTAGGATTAGCAATGTCAATTTATATTCAAAAAATAACAGATTATGTTTTGGTAGAAGGCAATCGAAAACTACTAAATTTGTTAAGCTTTTCCATGATTGTTATTATTGTTTTACAAGCTTACATCGGCTCTAAAAAAACAATTTTTGTGATGAAAACAGGTCAATTAATCGATGCCAAACTAATCCTAGGATACTATAAACATTTATTACATCTACCCCAACGCTTTTTTGATACCATGCAAATTGGTGAAATAACCTCAAGAATCAATGATGCTGTTAAGATACGTTCTTTTATCAATGAAGTAGCTATCGAGATGATCGTCAATATTTTCATTGTACTGTTCTCATTTACTTTGATGTTTACGTATTATTGGAAATTGGCTTTAGTCATTTTATTAGTGATTCCGTTTTATGCTCTAATTTATTTTCTGCTAAATAAATTCAATAAAAAAGTAGAAAGAACCATCATGGAAAATGCGGCCGAATTACAAACTCAATTGGTCGAAAGTGTTACACATGTTAGAACGGTGAAGGAATTTGGCATAGTAGAATTTTCTAACTTAAAAACAGAAAACAAGTTTGTCAAGCTATTATTCACTACTTATAAATCTGGATTGAATAGTATTTTTGCTGGAACTTCTACACAGTTTTTGGCTTCTCTCTTTACTATAATTCTAATGTGGATAGGTTCTGGTTATGTAATTGACAGAGCCATTACACCAGGTGAATTGTTTTCGTTTTATGCCTTAATCGGCTACTTCACCTCTCCAGTTGCTTCCTTGATTGGAATGAATAAAACCGCTCAAAATGCTTTAATTGCTGCTGATCGTCTTTTCGAAATTATGGATTTAGAAAGAGAAGAAACTGAGAACAAAGTCGAATTACAAAAGGAAAATATCGGAGACATTAAATTTGAAAACGTAAGTTTTAGATATGGTTCCAGAACAGAAGTTTTTAAAAATTTTAATGCTATATTCAAAAAAAATGAAACCACAGCCATTGTTGGCGAAAGTGGAAGCGGTAAAACTACGTTAATTTCCCTTTTGCAAAATCTATACCCCATAAAAGAAGGTAAAATTTACATTGGGGATTATGACGCGCAATTTATTCACTACCAAAGTTTACGAAATGCAGTTGGAGTAATACCTCAACAACTCAATTTGTTTTCAGGAACAATTATAGATAATATTGCTTTAGGAGATTCATTTCCTAATATTCAACGTGTATTAGATTTATCCAAACAATTAGCCATAACTGAATTTGTAGAGAAATTACCCAATGGCTTTGAAACACAAATAGGAGAAAATGGAGCCATGCTTTCTGGTGGCCAAAAACAACGTATTGCAATAGCCAGAGCACTTTACAAAAATCCTGAAATTCTATTGATGGATGAAGCTACTTCATCCTTAGACACCCATTCAGAAAAAGTAGTAAAAGAAGTGATAAACAATTTTAAAGCACAAGGAAAAACAGTAATTGTAATTGCACATCGCTTAAGTACTATCGCTAATGCAGATACTATTTTGGTTTTAGAAAATGGAACTGTGGTAGAAAATGGAAACCACAATACACTACTAAAACAAAAAGGCAAATACTTTGACTTATGGCAAAAACAAGGTTTGGTTTAA